The DNA window acattaatatatttCAGGCATATTTCAGGCGTAAGTAAACGTGCATATAGTATCAAAAGGCCTGCGTTTGCACAAATGTTTAGTGCCGTCTTTTAAAACCcaggtgattattgcgcatgcacCATGTAATTGCAATTATATTGCAAAGTGATATCACGTAGCCCTACACTGAAGAGTCAGAATGCTGTCTCTTGACTGGATTGTTGATGCTTTTGCCAAAGTCTTTGCTGTGTAGCAGTCTAACGATTCCCCAGCGCTGCTGCAGCAGCACTGGAACCGGTGTGAGGCGCCGAGCATCTGATCTGGGTGCTGGTGACAGATGGATGTCATCACTGAGCACTTTTAATCTCTGTTGATCCTTGTCTGTGAGGTTTGTGGTTGATGGGTTgaagggtcatgtgacctgctgcTCAGTGCCACTCCATGCAGACATGTCAGCTTTTCCAGCTCTCTGTCGCTCTGCTCTTTACAGACGACAACACTCCaccggtggtggtggtggtggtggggggggggggttgggcagtgTGGAGGCTGGAACCCCCATCTGGCCTGCAGGGGAAACCCTGTGTGGGGAAGGCTGGTGCCGTGTGCAGCCTGGGTGGGCATGGCAGTCTGTATCTTCTGACTGACGCATCAAGATGCAGTAAAGAGCCcaagcccagacaccctgtgcGGAACAAGGCAACAGGGTTGTGTCTCAACCCTTAGCATGTTGATGCTGACTGTTGCTCCTGAGGGGCCTGGCAGTGGTCTGTGTCAGAAGTGGCTCTGCTCAGTAGTGGAGGGCGCCACCTCGTGTTCAGGAATCTAAATGCACCCGTTGTCACTTGCATGTTATAGACGCGCCTGCATCTTGCAATGAGAGAGAATTGGACTCCATTCATGGAGTGACGCGGTTGCTCTCTGGAAAGGAGgagggattaaaaaaaaaaaaaaagttgcgtCATGTTGGTATGGCAACTAACTCAGTATGATGTAATGGCAGGCAACATTTAAACCTGTCTAGTTAAGGGTAATCTACTGTATTAAACAGCCAGATAGCTGCGTCCTGATTTGACATGTTAACCCTAAGGAGACCTGGGGATACCATGCCCCCCCATCATAAATTCCACAGTGAGGGTGAAATCAGACTATGTGCGAAACCCCGGTCTTTCCTGACCAGCATGGAGGCAGGCGTCTGGAATGTTACGGTGACCGTAGCGATGTCTCGACATGGCAGGGATTAGGCGGGGGAAGCTGAACATGTGTGGCAGGTTGGAGGCGTGACTTTCGGAGACACTGTACCCCTCCCTCCCAGCACGCACCAACAGCcacaatgaaaattaaatggCCAAATTTAACTTTGCGGCACTGAGGTATGGGCACCGTCACTGGGCATTGTGACGCAGGGACCGCTTTTCTTAACGTCAGCCCTATACTCCTCTGGCCCATTCCGACAAAGTTGCACATCTGTCACTGGCCTGTAGGAGGCGGTTGAAAATGAGACATGTTGCATGTGAATCTTCAgaacccctccccacccccctaaaAAAAGAACTTGCTGTCTCTCGGCATTCTCACATGAAAATTTAGATATTATAAtaagaaagaaaatattttttcaggATGGTCTCCTCGCGTCTTTTGCGTATAGCCAGAGAGAATGCCAGCAGAAAGTTCCCGTATAGAATATCTGCTGGGAGGTGGGAGGCTTTTGATAGCCTTATAGCATCCTGCTCCTCGTTGCTGGGTCACCCACAAGCACATGAAATTTCTCAGATGACCCAGGTGTGCCAAACTGAGGCTCATTTATACATTTCTACCTCTCCACCTTGCAGGTGTCCCGACTCCGAGCCCGGAGATCCTCCGGCACACGCTGAACATGCTGGTGCGGGAGAGGAAGATCTACCCAACCCCGGAGGGGTACTTTATTGTGACGCCGCAGACGTATTTCATAACGCCCTCCCTCATCAGGACTAACAGCAAGTGGTACCACCTGGATGAGCGGATCCCCGAGCGGCCACAGCAGCAGTGCACCTCGCCACAGTCAGGAACCATCACACCATCAACATCGGGCTGCGTCCGGGAACGGCCGCACTCCAAAAACCACTGCGACTCATACAACTCGTACCGCGATGACCTGCACAGCCTGCATGCCTCGACCATCCAGAGGAAGTCGCCCAAGGAGCCCAAGGAGTCATACCCGACGCCGCCACCACCTGCGCAGCCTCCGGCCCCACACCCGGCCCCGCACCCTGCCCCTGCCACAGAGAAGAGCAAGAGTAGCCTCAATGTGTCATACAAGACGGACACCCTGACGAAGCggaaggaggggggagggggcggcaGCGGGGGTGGAGGCGGTGGCAGCGAGAAGCAGTCAAAGAAGTTTGGCCTGAAGCTCTTTAGATTGAGTTTCAAGAAGGACAAGACGAAACACCTGGCCACGTTTTCAGCCCAGTTTCCCCCAGAGGAGTGGCCGCTCCGTGACGAGGACACGCCCACAGCCATCCCACGCGATGTGGAGATGGAGATAATCCGGCGTATCAACCCGGACCTGACGGTGGGCAATGTGATGCGGCACACAGCGGTGATGAAGCGCCTGGAGGAGGAGCGTGCCCAGAGGAGTAAGGCAAACTCGTCGGCACAGCAGAGTGCGCGCAGTCGGCGGAGCCGGGCTCACCGCAAGGCGCATGGCAAGACCCGCTCACACAGCAAGACGCGTGCGTCTCGGGGCGACCCATCTGAGGGCTCCAACCTGGACCTGGCGGGCGAGCGGGACTACCGGCTTTACAGCTCATCGCTCGTACGCTCGCCACGGGAGGGCACGTTCTCGGTGGAGCGCGGCCGTGGCAACTGCCTGGTGCACAGCAACCCCAACATCGTGGAGTCACATTTCCCTGTCACACCCGAGTGGGACGTCTCCGGGGAGCTGGCCAAGCGACGGACAGAGATGCCCTTCCCTGAGCCATCAAGGGGCACGTCGCACTCCAAGGTGCACCGGAGCCACAGCCACACGCAGGATAGAAAGTCACGCAACGAGCGCTCTGACAAGGCCAAGGAGCGGTCGCGCTCTATggacaattccaagggcccccTGGGTGCTGCCTCAGTGGGCGCAACCGACGACTTTGACCGCACCACTGATGACCGGAGCCGATACTACACGGACGATGGCACCCTGCGGGCCTCGCAGACCACGCCGCACTACTCCCGGATGGTGCTGTCGGGCACCAAGTTCGGCTCTGAGATGTGTGTGCCCGACTTAGGCAAGGGTGGCCCTGAGGACCCGAGGCCATGTGGCCCGTCGGAGAAGAGCAAGAGCAGGGATGCAGTGTCAGCATATGGAGACCCAAAAGCGTGCTCGCCGAAAGCCCTTGTTGTTGCCGCCATTGCCGCGGACGATTATTTCCAGTGCAATACGTCCAACGAGACTGTGCTCACAGCACCATCCCCCCTAGGCAAGCCTGAGCGCGAGACGCCGACGTCCTCGGATGCCGTGCGTAAGAGCTCGCCTTGTGAGCGGCAGACGCCGCATCCCCTGGAGTACAAGGAGGACGCCACTGCCAAGGCGCAAAATGGCGGAGGGGCACCGGCGCCGAGCCAAACGCCGGAGGCCAATGTGGACAAGAGGAAGGAGATATTCAGTAAGGACACCCTGTTCAAGCCCCCGCATGGCACGCCAGCGGCAGCCTATACGGAGGGCGGCCACTCGAGGCCGGGCACGCTGCGCAAGTCTCCGCATGCCAAGCCATCGGAGGTCCCCGACTGCTCGGACCCACAGGCGGCCTCCACAGGAGTGCCAGTGCCACCAGGCCAGGAGCAGCCTCCTGGCGCCGAGGCGACATTCGACTACTATAACGTGTCAGACGACGACGACTCCGAGGAGGCAGCGCGCAAGGCATCGGCAGAGGACGGGAAGGCACGTGAGGGCGGCGGCACCATGCAGTGGCTGTTGGAGCGTGAGAAAGAGCGAGACCTGCAGCGCAAATTTGAGAGCAACCTGAGTCTCCTGAGCCCCCGGGAGACGGAGATGGGCGGCAGCCAGAAATCGGCCCACTCGGCGCGGCTCGACAGCATGGACAGCAGCAGTGTCACTGTGGACAGCGGTTTTAACTCCCCACGGTAAGGCCTTCCTGGGGGAGGAGCTTATCGGACACATTTGATTCCTCAGAGGCCACTTGTGCAAGTTTGCCTATGTTTATTGTAtcatttttgtttgtgtatttttttaatccattatTTGTACTGTATGCTCTTGTGTAGTGCCAATGTTATTTGCCATCCTCCATTTGTTGTTTGTGATTGTGACTGGGGGGGAGGCTTGTGATTGTGGCTGATTGAATCCGGGTCCCAGTCTTATGGGGGACAAGACAGACACTGTGGCACTGGCTGAGCCATGCGACTCTGCCACGTATGAGTACTGTTGCCATCGCCAGAGGTGGTGGTTTAATTGGCAGCGCTTCCTTTatgagtctggggggggggggggggctacatgAAAAACAGTCTTCTCTTTGTGCCACGGACAGGTGTCATGGACAGTATGTTAATAGGAAACAAAAAGCAATTTGGACAAGGTCCTTTGGTAccctgtggtcatgtgactttttttttaaacacctgTTTGTGGATCTTTAAAATGTCACCAATTAAAGAGATGCGGTGTTTGTCTCATCTGTTTGTCCATGAGCCCATTGGCGGCATGCTTAGATCTCTGATATGATCTGGCCGATCCGGTCAAACGACCGTTGTTCTCGGCTtgcaggtgccccccccccccacttaaaGGATCATCCATACCCTCTGGACTGGGAGCTTTGTAGGTGTGTTCATGTGTGGGCAAGTGCTGGCTCTAAGCCTATAGATGGGAATATGGTTTATAAACGTCTGTATAAATGTGCTCTTTTCTCACAGCATATGGTAGCTCTGGTGGTGTGAGCGATGCTCTGGCTGTTTACTAATCTTTTTAAACTTGTCCATATCTCTGCATAATCAAGATTTAGACAGCGGCTCTGGCAGGGGATGCCTGGCCGGTCGCCGGcctgtatatataaattaatGGCCCCTAACGGGCTCACTAGCAGACTGCAGCTAATTTCACTGCCTCTGGTTCACTTCACTCACCGTTTCCTGGGTGAGTCATCGTCCGTGATGATGTCAGTCCCCGCTGAACCAACACCCCCCCAGTCTTCCCAGTATCTGGAAATGCTGTGATGCGGATGAAGATTTTTTAGCGGACAGCGACGTGATCGTGCATGAGATGGGAGGCGTGATCAGCCCACCAGATTCAGGGTCTTCCACCATCAACGATGGAGGGCATCCCATCTGCTTTTCGGCTGTGGCCTGGATTTGTATCCGGGTCCCGGTCTAATAGACGCCACATTAAGGCAGTGAATGAACGTGAGCAGTCGACTCCTTGTGTTAAAATAGCCAGCATGGAATAAGGGGAGAGGAAACACCAGCCGCCTCAGCTTGAGTCAGTATGGAGAGCACTGTAGCGCAAGAGACTGGGGGGGCCATTAGTGGCAATGCTGTGCTGCAGTAGAGGGACAGGGCACCACCGTTAGAGTATTCTGCTCTCCTGTGGGTTTGGCTTTTCACCTTGAGCTTGGGTAGGCCAGAGAAACTTCTTGTGGTCCTGTGCTGATGATTAGGCtgatgtgtgggtgtgtgaaGTGATCTGTCATCCATGCCTCTCTCCTGTTATCCTGGCTTCTTGACTGAGACCCTATCAGGTTGTAAGTATCGAGGCCGCTCACTTTAGCTGGCTGCAGAGGTTTCACCTGGGCATAAATCCTTCCTATCGCATTTTCAAGTAGCTTGgacagtgctgggggggggggggggtgggcagagtATAGCAGCAGACATCGGTCGGTTCAGTCTTCGGTAGAGAGATGTGTCAGTGTGGCAAGCCGACTTTAATGTGCTTTCCTCCCTTTCTCTGTCTCCTTTTTCTGCCTCACTCCCTCTGACCCATTCCCCATTGGCCCctctaaccccacccccaccaccttAATTTTCCCCTCCCTTTTTTCTACCACCCCTAACCCCATCTTGGTCTGCCCATAACCCCGGCTCTGCGCTGTCTGTGCGGCAGCACCCGGGAAAGCCTGGCATCCAACACCTCCAGCATCGTGGAGAGTAACCGGCGGCAGAATCCAGCGCTGAGCCCCGGTCACATGGGTACTGTGGCAGCTGGCCTACCGCCCTTCACCTTCCGCGCCATCCCGGAGCCACCTGGCACGCAGCCGGAGAAACTGCAGAAGTCGCCCAACTGTCTGGCCTCCATCACGAGCGTTTGACAGGTGGTGGGAGTCCACGCCCTCCGGAGACCGAGCAATGCCCCAGGCCACGCCTCTAGCCACTCCCCCAGCAACAACCCCGGAAACGGTTCCATCGCTCCCCCGCTCATAAGACTCAAGTAAAACCAGTGAAATGGATTAGTTTCTATTAGAACGTTTTCCCCCAGAAATTTTGGACCACGGTAATAGAGGAGGGATGTCCATCACGTGAGCCGTCACTTTCAATCAAAAATTAGaattttcactttatttttagCGATTTGTTTctctagtttttgttttttactctTAGTCAGGTAAGAAAACAATCTCCCTAAAATATGGAATATCTGTTGGGTGAGGTATCACAGCTGATGTGTTTTAAGTTTGtaatttttctcttttttttgtgaACGCACAAGGGAAGCCTGAGGAAATTGCAACAATGTGGTTTCTATAGTCTGTATCACATAGCAAGAAGGAGTTTTCGCATGGATGTCTCACTTGATCTGCCCCTGACAGAATCATCTGGCATCGTCCCAAAGCGACACCATAAAGTCTGGCTTTTTTTTATCCTTGCGTCCGTCCTGCTAGTGTGAGCTGATCGGAGTCAAGCGTAGTGAAGAATGTAGTGTTCTGGGTCTCCTTTGGAGGCCGTTCACCTCTCTGGATGGGGGCACCCTGTGATTTCAGGCCATATTTCAAGCATCCCTGCCGTACCAAGAACGGCCCCTTAGTGGAGGTCGTGGGGGTCTTACGGTTAATCATGGCATAGGGTGTCTTGCCTGGGTCCCACTCTCTCATGTGGCTGGGAACGCTTGATTGAAACTGCTCGGGATAATTTGCACATTAACCGTGCTGGGAGGTTTGTTTGGGAAGCTGGTTGTTTTCCTCCCTTTTATTTGTGGTTTGTCATTTAAGGGCATCACCGTATAACCCAGCCAGTTTACTGGTTACAGACCAGTCAGGCAACTGGTGCCagtgccccgccccccagtCAAGGGGTTGTGTCTGTGTTGACGCAGTCTAGGTTTCGTCACAAACGTGTAACCGACACATTTCCATGAACTTTATTTGGATGAAATGCTCtcatccaaagtgatgtacgagcagggctggactggctgTCTGGTGTACTGGGCGTTTTCCCAGTGGGTGGGAGGTTTGTGGACCAGCCAGTTTTTCATAGGGGACTCCAAAGTTCTGGGCCGATTTTTATTGCCAGTGCAGTCTTGCATACGAGTCAAGAAAATAGCACATAACAAGCATACAGTCGTCAGCATTGATGACACGCATGCTCGGCCGCCTTGGGATCAATGTCCTGTCTTAGTGGTAAAAATCCATGTCGCTGCCTCGGTCACCAACTCACCCTAGATCAGTTTGGAAGGTTCCTGTTTTTTTGTGACTGTTCTTCACACGTTTGCAGCTATGATAGCCTCAGGGATCTGTCCCGGAATTGAGTTGAAAGCGTTGGGGGTGCACGCATCCTTCTTAGATTTCAGTTTCTACCAGTCGTCTCTGGCTAGGCCTGAGTGTCTATCGATGACCCTGATGCgaaaggtgtgtgtgttgttttctCTGTACCGAATGTGAGCATCAGTCTACTTTGGTTCTAGAG is part of the Paramormyrops kingsleyae isolate MSU_618 chromosome 25, PKINGS_0.4, whole genome shotgun sequence genome and encodes:
- the LOC111853604 gene encoding storkhead-box protein 2-like isoform X3, which translates into the protein MKKTRSTVLRRAWPSSDFSDRTSERTRSRSEKDYRVHRQHPAPFSSQSPRGFVTPGDVSPISMSPISQSQFIPLGEILCLAISAMNATRKPVTQDALMEHLATCFPGVPTPSPEILRHTLNMLVRERKIYPTPEGYFIVTPQTYFITPSLIRTNSKWYHLDERIPERPQQQCTSPQSGTITPSTSGCVRERPHSKNHCDSYNSYRDDLHSLHASTIQRKSPKEPKESYPTPPPPAQPPAPHPAPHPAPATEKSKSSLNVSYKTDTLTKRKEGGGGGSGGGGGGSEKQSKKFGLKLFRLSFKKDKTKHLATFSAQFPPEEWPLRDEDTPTAIPRDVEMEIIRRINPDLTVGNVMRHTAVMKRLEEERAQRSKANSSAQQSARSRRSRAHRKAHGKTRSHSKTRASRGDPSEGSNLDLAGERDYRLYSSSLVRSPREGTFSVERGRGNCLVHSNPNIVESHFPVTPEWDVSGELAKRRTEMPFPEPSRGTSHSKVHRSHSHTQDRKSRNERSDKAKERSRSMDNSKGPLGAASVGATDDFDRTTDDRSRYYTDDGTLRASQTTPHYSRMVLSGTKFGSEMCVPDLGKGGPEDPRPCGPSEKSKSRDAVSAYGDPKACSPKALVVAAIAADDYFQCNTSNETVLTAPSPLGKPERETPTSSDAVRKSSPCERQTPHPLEYKEDATAKAQNGGGAPAPSQTPEANVDKRKEIFSKDTLFKPPHGTPAAAYTEGGHSRPGTLRKSPHAKPSEVPDCSDPQAASTGVPVPPGQEQPPGAEATFDYYNVSDDDDSEEAARKASAEDGKAREGGGTMQWLLEREKERDLQRKFESNLSLLSPRETEMGGSQKSAHSARLDSMDSSSVTVDSGFNSPRTRESLASNTSSIVESNRRQNPALSPGHMGTVAAGLPPFTFRAIPEPPGTQPEKLQKSPNCLASITSV
- the LOC111853604 gene encoding storkhead-box protein 2-like isoform X4, translating into MSPISQSQFIPLGEILCLAISAMNATRKPVTQDALMEHLATCFPGVPTPSPEILRHTLNMLVRERKIYPTPEGYFIVTPQTYFITPSLIRTNSKWYHLDERIPERPQQQCTSPQSGTITPSTSGCVRERPHSKNHCDSYNSYRDDLHSLHASTIQRKSPKEPKESYPTPPPPAQPPAPHPAPHPAPATEKSKSSLNVSYKTDTLTKRKEGGGGGSGGGGGGSEKQSKKFGLKLFRLSFKKDKTKHLATFSAQFPPEEWPLRDEDTPTAIPRDVEMEIIRRINPDLTVGNVMRHTAVMKRLEEERAQRSKANSSAQQSARSRRSRAHRKAHGKTRSHSKTRASRGDPSEGSNLDLAGERDYRLYSSSLVRSPREGTFSVERGRGNCLVHSNPNIVESHFPVTPEWDVSGELAKRRTEMPFPEPSRGTSHSKVHRSHSHTQDRKSRNERSDKAKERSRSMDNSKGPLGAASVGATDDFDRTTDDRSRYYTDDGTLRASQTTPHYSRMVLSGTKFGSEMCVPDLGKGGPEDPRPCGPSEKSKSRDAVSAYGDPKACSPKALVVAAIAADDYFQCNTSNETVLTAPSPLGKPERETPTSSDAVRKSSPCERQTPHPLEYKEDATAKAQNGGGAPAPSQTPEANVDKRKEIFSKDTLFKPPHGTPAAAYTEGGHSRPGTLRKSPHAKPSEVPDCSDPQAASTGVPVPPGQEQPPGAEATFDYYNVSDDDDSEEAARKASAEDGKAREGGGTMQWLLEREKERDLQRKFESNLSLLSPRETEMGGSQKSAHSARLDSMDSSSVTVDSGFNSPRTRESLASNTSSIVESNRRQNPALSPGHMGTVAAGLPPFTFRAIPEPPGTQPEKLQKSPNCLASITSV
- the LOC111853604 gene encoding storkhead-box protein 2-like isoform X2, giving the protein MKQDGGGVVLKVRGQRLLPVRTCLLAERQKRNLSRDFLFIFWFFSTVIHGCRAHGCGAETKKNAAGISGDVSPISMSPISQSQFIPLGEILCLAISAMNATRKPVTQDALMEHLATCFPGVPTPSPEILRHTLNMLVRERKIYPTPEGYFIVTPQTYFITPSLIRTNSKWYHLDERIPERPQQQCTSPQSGTITPSTSGCVRERPHSKNHCDSYNSYRDDLHSLHASTIQRKSPKEPKESYPTPPPPAQPPAPHPAPHPAPATEKSKSSLNVSYKTDTLTKRKEGGGGGSGGGGGGSEKQSKKFGLKLFRLSFKKDKTKHLATFSAQFPPEEWPLRDEDTPTAIPRDVEMEIIRRINPDLTVGNVMRHTAVMKRLEEERAQRSKANSSAQQSARSRRSRAHRKAHGKTRSHSKTRASRGDPSEGSNLDLAGERDYRLYSSSLVRSPREGTFSVERGRGNCLVHSNPNIVESHFPVTPEWDVSGELAKRRTEMPFPEPSRGTSHSKVHRSHSHTQDRKSRNERSDKAKERSRSMDNSKGPLGAASVGATDDFDRTTDDRSRYYTDDGTLRASQTTPHYSRMVLSGTKFGSEMCVPDLGKGGPEDPRPCGPSEKSKSRDAVSAYGDPKACSPKALVVAAIAADDYFQCNTSNETVLTAPSPLGKPERETPTSSDAVRKSSPCERQTPHPLEYKEDATAKAQNGGGAPAPSQTPEANVDKRKEIFSKDTLFKPPHGTPAAAYTEGGHSRPGTLRKSPHAKPSEVPDCSDPQAASTGVPVPPGQEQPPGAEATFDYYNVSDDDDSEEAARKASAEDGKAREGGGTMQWLLEREKERDLQRKFESNLSLLSPRETEMGGSQKSAHSARLDSMDSSSVTVDSGFNSPRTRESLASNTSSIVESNRRQNPALSPGHMGTVAAGLPPFTFRAIPEPPGTQPEKLQKSPNCLASITSV
- the LOC111853604 gene encoding storkhead-box protein 2-like isoform X1; amino-acid sequence: MDEFLQIAPHSLAIVLCRVGDDEESPTVTEQLQHHHTGYEIFADFKAENMQHFWNKKVTDAISETFFLGWIDEHVLLIQGKEDHLEVLREGWMRRSLKPPRGFEIKCLGDVSPISMSPISQSQFIPLGEILCLAISAMNATRKPVTQDALMEHLATCFPGVPTPSPEILRHTLNMLVRERKIYPTPEGYFIVTPQTYFITPSLIRTNSKWYHLDERIPERPQQQCTSPQSGTITPSTSGCVRERPHSKNHCDSYNSYRDDLHSLHASTIQRKSPKEPKESYPTPPPPAQPPAPHPAPHPAPATEKSKSSLNVSYKTDTLTKRKEGGGGGSGGGGGGSEKQSKKFGLKLFRLSFKKDKTKHLATFSAQFPPEEWPLRDEDTPTAIPRDVEMEIIRRINPDLTVGNVMRHTAVMKRLEEERAQRSKANSSAQQSARSRRSRAHRKAHGKTRSHSKTRASRGDPSEGSNLDLAGERDYRLYSSSLVRSPREGTFSVERGRGNCLVHSNPNIVESHFPVTPEWDVSGELAKRRTEMPFPEPSRGTSHSKVHRSHSHTQDRKSRNERSDKAKERSRSMDNSKGPLGAASVGATDDFDRTTDDRSRYYTDDGTLRASQTTPHYSRMVLSGTKFGSEMCVPDLGKGGPEDPRPCGPSEKSKSRDAVSAYGDPKACSPKALVVAAIAADDYFQCNTSNETVLTAPSPLGKPERETPTSSDAVRKSSPCERQTPHPLEYKEDATAKAQNGGGAPAPSQTPEANVDKRKEIFSKDTLFKPPHGTPAAAYTEGGHSRPGTLRKSPHAKPSEVPDCSDPQAASTGVPVPPGQEQPPGAEATFDYYNVSDDDDSEEAARKASAEDGKAREGGGTMQWLLEREKERDLQRKFESNLSLLSPRETEMGGSQKSAHSARLDSMDSSSVTVDSGFNSPRTRESLASNTSSIVESNRRQNPALSPGHMGTVAAGLPPFTFRAIPEPPGTQPEKLQKSPNCLASITSV